The genomic window TAATTTAGTCTCTTCATTCATTAACATATTAACAACCCAATACCAATAGGATTTCTTGCAATAATCCTTTGTCGATAATGATAAAAATTTAGGAATTATCACTTATTCTAAACAGTTTTATACTAATTCACTGTTTAAAATATTTAATCCTTAAATTAAAGTCTATAAGCTGATATTAATAAACCTACCTATTCAAATCATTAAACTTATTACTTTATTAAAATATAAATCTAAATATCGAATAGGAGGAGAATTTATTATGAATAAAAAGATAGTTTTTGCTTTAGTAATAATGGGTTTGCTTGCAATCTCCGCTGCAAATGCTCAAAACTCATTGATTCTAAACAACAATAATGACGATTCAATGTATCAGGTCTCTTTATTGCAGGCTTTTATGCATGGAGAATATGATGGAGTAGTCAAAGTAGGAGATTTGAAAAAGCATGGAGACATTGGTCTTGGAACATTTGAAGGAGTAAACGGTGAGATGATAGTTCTGGACGGTGTTGTCTATCAGGCAGCTGCTGACGGAAGCATCAATGTCATGAAAGATGATGAAAAAATACCATTCGCTACAGTCACCAAATTCGATGAAGACGGAAATATAACCAACATAACCGCCAGCAACTTTGACGATTTGACCGGTCAATTAAATAAGACAATTGAAGAATACGGTACAAACAACATGTATATAATCAAAATCAAAGGTGACTTTTCAAACATTACAGTCAGAAGCGTTGAAAAACAGGAAAAACCATATAAGGAATTCACCGATGTTGCAGCAGTAGACCAAAAGGTATTCAACCATACTGATCAGACCGGAACACTTGTTGCAGTATACTTCCCAGAGTACATGAACGAATTGAACATGCACGGCTGGCATCTTCATTTCCTGTCTGATGACAAGACAAAAGGAGGTCACGTTTTAGGATTCAATGGCCTTAAAGGATCCGCTCAAATTGATGAAATCCATGAATTCAACATGATACTTCCAACAGATGATACATTTAAAACAATGAATTTCACCGAAGACATGTCCAATAAAATCAGCAGTGTAGAATAACTCTTTTGAGTTATTCTCATTTTTTATTTTCTATTTTTTAAAAAAATAACCTCATCCAATAAAAAAAAACAAACATTTAAATATAACCTGATACATTGTTAGATTATGACCATCATTACTAAAATTGAAATAAAGTGTTCCGTCTGTGGAAAAACAAGTCAACGAGCAGTTATGACCAGTACAAATTCATGGGGACGTCCTGATTTGGACTTGAGACCCGCACCAATGTATCGAGATACCATGAATGTTTGGCTTATGGAATGTCCTCACTGCGGATATGTTGCAAAAGGGCTTAACAATGAACTCAAAACAACTTCAGATATTCTTAAAAGCGAGGAATACCTAACCTGTGAAGGCAATGACTTCAAGTCCGATTTGTCCAAAAGATTCTATAGGCGTTATCTCATATCAAAAGCTGAAAAGGAATATAATTCTGAATTTTATTCTCTTCTTCATTGTGCCTGGGCATGTGACGATGCCGATGATGGGCTTGCAGTTGAAATGAGAAAACTGGCAGTGAATTTGGTTGACAAGGTTGACGACGAAAATGAAAACCTGAAACTAATAAAGGCTGATTTGCTTAGAAGATCACTACAGTTCGAAAGGCTGATTGAAGAGTATTCGGATTTTAAAAGCGATGATGAGCTTTCATATTCCATCATAAGGTTCCAGCTTGGACTTGCAGCTATGAAAGACAGCGACTGCTATACCATACAGGATGTCTTTAACGAATTTAATCCCGATGAATAATTAAAAAAAAAAGTTTAAGTTAATGGCTGTCATATGACTGCATTACAGCCATCATTTTCTTTTTCTCGGAGCCGGAAGCTCATCATACATTGCCTCAAAAAGTTCACTTAGAAATACCTTATTTTCCAGGTCATCAACCAGAATCATTTCCTTTGCACCTTCATAGGGAAGTTCCATACGGGCATCAGGCATCATTGACATTGCCGATTTTACAGGCTTGACAAGAAATCGGTCATCATAGATGCCTCCGATAATCTTTGCGCGATAATATATGATGTACTCACCCATCATTGCCCTATATGATATTTCATCCAAATCAGATAACTGCTCCAGCACATATTCCAGATATTGCTCACTTGACGGCATACTTACACCTCCATTTAAAATCATTTGTCAAATCAGATTATACATAGAAATCCAATTAGCAAGTTCAATAGTTAAATTCAAATAATTAGACATTAAATGCAATGCAACCTGAATCATACATCCAATAAATGATGTGATAAATTGAATTAAAGCTGCAATAACTAAAACCAATAAATCATTTGAAATGAATTTTGAATAGAATTTTAAATTAGAACCTGAAATGAATCCCATATAAATATCATTTTAAAACAACCACATATAACATTTTTTAATATGCAACTCCCTTGCTATTACTTTAATAGTCGCTACTTTATTTCAATAATGCTTTATTTGTAATTCTAACAGCACCGGCACTATGGATGCGAACTATTCTGTTATCATCATTTTGCGCTATCCATTCCAGTTTTTCAAGGTAAGGTGTTACACAATCAGGTTTTTGTTTTCCAATCACCCTAAACATTTCAGGTGCCTCTATCCTAACTTTCTGTCCGGAATCAAAAATCATTTCATAAAAAATATCCATTTTTTTACAAAAGAGCTCTGGAGCAGTTGAGGCTATGTTTTCACAAGCCCAGACAAATGCGTGCCTGACGTTTTCAGACTCATCCAACCTCATATCCATCAGTTTGTCTAGATGATGAATTATCAGATTCTTATCTGCCCTACCTATTCTTCCAATTGCATTGACTGATCTTTCCCTCAATTTTGAATCGTCACTGTCCATGTAGCTTACAATGTCAGCAACATATCCTTCAATTTTTTCAGGATACATCAGCCCCATCTCTCCCAAAAGCCATAATACCTTTGCCCTGACAGCATTTGAATAAGCATTATCCAGTTTGTCTGCGACATAATCAATATTTGCCTTCCAGCTATGTCTGTCCTTTGTCAAATCTCGCAATTCTTTTAGAATAACATTATCATCCATATTTAATTATTTTATGTTAATCACATTTAAAATGCATTTATGTTAATTTGTGAATTTGAGTAAGAATTTGTTAAAAAAAAGCG from uncultured Methanobrevibacter sp. includes these protein-coding regions:
- a CDS encoding TfoX/Sxy family protein — its product is MPSSEQYLEYVLEQLSDLDEISYRAMMGEYIIYYRAKIIGGIYDDRFLVKPVKSAMSMMPDARMELPYEGAKEMILVDDLENKVFLSELFEAMYDELPAPRKRK
- a CDS encoding HEAT repeat domain-containing protein codes for the protein MDDNVILKELRDLTKDRHSWKANIDYVADKLDNAYSNAVRAKVLWLLGEMGLMYPEKIEGYVADIVSYMDSDDSKLRERSVNAIGRIGRADKNLIIHHLDKLMDMRLDESENVRHAFVWACENIASTAPELFCKKMDIFYEMIFDSGQKVRIEAPEMFRVIGKQKPDCVTPYLEKLEWIAQNDDNRIVRIHSAGAVRITNKALLK
- the budA gene encoding acetolactate decarboxylase, whose amino-acid sequence is MNKKIVFALVIMGLLAISAANAQNSLILNNNNDDSMYQVSLLQAFMHGEYDGVVKVGDLKKHGDIGLGTFEGVNGEMIVLDGVVYQAAADGSINVMKDDEKIPFATVTKFDEDGNITNITASNFDDLTGQLNKTIEEYGTNNMYIIKIKGDFSNITVRSVEKQEKPYKEFTDVAAVDQKVFNHTDQTGTLVAVYFPEYMNELNMHGWHLHFLSDDKTKGGHVLGFNGLKGSAQIDEIHEFNMILPTDDTFKTMNFTEDMSNKISSVE